Proteins found in one Planctomycetia bacterium genomic segment:
- a CDS encoding methyltransferase domain-containing protein, which translates to MSDDRPIRPAAVREHNRRAWDARVAARGRFTKPAGDEDFFDPLRNVDGVGWLGDSIAGKRLLCLGAGGGKHSVIYAAAGAEVTVVDISPAMLALDREVATERRLQVRTVEASMDDLTSLGAGEFEIVVHPVSTCYLPDIRAVYREVARVTAIGGVYVSQHKQPVSLQADVKPTDQGYLVREPYYRAGPLPPVAHSLHREEGTLEFLHRWEDLLGGLCRAGFMIEDLLEPFHANPKAEAGTFSHRSQFVPPYVRIKARRMGIAPAATGRVWTPS; encoded by the coding sequence ATGTCCGACGATCGACCGATTCGCCCCGCCGCCGTCCGGGAACACAATCGCCGGGCCTGGGATGCGCGGGTAGCCGCGCGCGGGCGATTTACAAAGCCCGCCGGCGACGAGGACTTCTTCGATCCGCTGCGCAACGTCGACGGCGTCGGCTGGCTGGGCGACAGCATCGCTGGCAAGCGCTTGCTGTGCCTTGGCGCGGGCGGCGGCAAACATAGCGTGATTTATGCCGCGGCCGGCGCCGAAGTGACCGTCGTCGATATCAGCCCCGCAATGTTGGCGCTCGATCGCGAAGTGGCGACGGAGCGGCGCTTGCAAGTCCGCACCGTCGAAGCCTCGATGGACGACCTCACGTCGTTGGGCGCGGGCGAGTTCGAGATCGTCGTCCATCCGGTGAGCACTTGTTACTTGCCAGACATTCGCGCGGTGTATCGCGAAGTCGCGCGCGTGACGGCGATCGGCGGTGTCTATGTCAGCCAACACAAGCAACCGGTCAGCTTGCAAGCAGACGTGAAGCCCACGGATCAAGGCTACCTGGTGCGCGAGCCGTACTATCGCGCCGGACCGCTCCCTCCGGTGGCGCACAGCCTGCATCGTGAGGAAGGCACGCTGGAGTTTCTACACCGCTGGGAAGACTTGCTCGGCGGACTCTGTCGCGCGGGCTTCATGATCGAAGATCTGCTGGAACCATTCCACGCGAATCCCAAAGCCGAAGCCGGCACGTTCTCACATCGAAGTCAGTTTGTGCCGCCGTATGTGCGGATTAAGGCACGCCGCATGGGAATCGCGCCGGCGGCCACCGGCCGGGTTTGGACGCCAAGCTAA
- a CDS encoding shikimate dehydrogenase, with product MQDSSQGVIALLTQPVAGNPAQFVIERALAAWGWDTRFLSLEVSPDSLAAAIAGAWAMGFRGLHLDDPHRESVVSLATTTSDSAARTQVANCLVRDTDGWRATNTLGAGVVAALTNLGPLTGKRVVLLGAGKLARSVAAELATTGIARLLVVNRTQERGEALSALMRDAYHLDCTYDRWEQPLAIPDDCDVLVNATSIASNDPHARVPLRVETLRRETIVADATMHPTTQLLRDARAQGCPTVDGLAIYVRHVAASLALWTGRKPDLAIMREALEEFLEL from the coding sequence ATGCAGGATTCATCCCAGGGCGTGATCGCCCTTTTGACGCAACCGGTCGCCGGGAACCCAGCGCAATTCGTCATCGAGCGCGCGCTCGCGGCGTGGGGTTGGGACACGCGTTTCTTGTCGCTGGAAGTCAGCCCGGACAGCCTGGCAGCCGCAATCGCCGGCGCTTGGGCGATGGGCTTCCGCGGCTTGCACCTCGACGACCCACATCGCGAGTCCGTCGTTTCACTGGCCACGACGACGTCAGACTCTGCCGCACGTACGCAAGTCGCCAATTGCCTGGTGCGCGACACCGATGGATGGCGCGCGACAAATACGCTTGGCGCCGGAGTCGTGGCGGCACTGACCAACCTCGGGCCGCTCACCGGCAAGCGTGTCGTACTACTCGGCGCCGGCAAGTTGGCACGGAGCGTCGCCGCCGAACTTGCCACAACGGGCATCGCTCGATTACTGGTCGTCAATCGCACGCAAGAGCGCGGCGAAGCCCTCTCCGCGCTGATGCGGGACGCCTACCACCTCGACTGTACCTATGATCGCTGGGAACAACCGCTCGCCATTCCGGATGATTGCGACGTCTTGGTGAACGCCACTTCGATTGCATCGAATGATCCGCACGCTCGTGTTCCGTTGCGCGTGGAAACTTTGCGACGGGAAACGATTGTCGCCGACGCGACGATGCATCCCACGACGCAACTCTTACGCGACGCCCGCGCCCAAGGTTGCCCGACGGTAGATGGGCTGGCGATCTACGTGCGGCACGTGGCGGCCTCGCTCGCCCTCTGGACCGGCCGAAAACCGGATCTGGCAATCATGCGCGAGGCACTGGAAGAGTTCCTGGAACTCTAA
- a CDS encoding cob(I)yrinic acid a,c-diamide adenosyltransferase, with translation MKIYTKTGDAGETGLFGGPRVSKDAPRIEAYGTLDELNAVLGVVRASELPAAFDASVARVQHQLFDLGAELASPDPEKLRVSGIGEQEIVALEQEIDAWEATLPPLRQFILPGGSLAGAHVHIARTVCRRAERRLVTLAAEQSEHIEPLAVTYVNRLSDWLFVLARAVNQATGVADVPWEARKSR, from the coding sequence ATGAAGATCTACACCAAGACCGGCGACGCTGGCGAGACGGGGTTGTTCGGCGGCCCGCGGGTGTCGAAGGATGCGCCGCGGATCGAGGCCTACGGGACGCTCGACGAGTTGAACGCCGTGTTGGGCGTAGTCCGCGCGAGCGAGTTGCCGGCGGCGTTCGACGCCTCTGTGGCGCGCGTGCAACACCAACTTTTCGATCTCGGCGCGGAGTTGGCTTCGCCCGATCCGGAAAAACTGCGCGTGTCAGGCATCGGCGAGCAGGAGATCGTCGCGCTGGAACAAGAGATCGACGCCTGGGAAGCCACGCTGCCGCCGCTCCGGCAATTCATTCTGCCCGGCGGCTCGCTGGCCGGAGCTCACGTGCATATAGCTCGCACGGTCTGCCGGCGCGCTGAACGGCGGCTGGTCACACTGGCCGCTGAGCAAAGCGAACACATCGAACCTTTGGCGGTGACCTACGTGAACCGCCTCAGCGACTGGCTGTTCGTGCTCGCGCGAGCCGTCAATCAAGCGACGGGCGTGGCAGACGTTCCGTGGGAAGCGAGAAAAAGTAGGTGA
- the aroF gene encoding 3-deoxy-7-phosphoheptulonate synthase: protein MIVVMKPGASEQEIRHTAERVESLGLKAHIIQGTERTVIAAIGEKRAEHKLSLESSPGVAEVVPILAPYKVASREVKKEPTVVTAGSLVVGNGQIGVIAGPCSVETEEQILKSAQAVKAAGATALRGGAFKPRTSPYSFQGLKEQGLKLLAAARDATGLAIVTEVVATEDVDLVAKYSDVLQIGARNMQNYRLLEAAGKSGVPVLLKRGPSATMEELLLAAEYILDAGNPNVMLCERGIRTFETHTRFTLPLASVPYLRAKTHLPIVVDPSHGTGHTYLVPDMAAASVAAGADGLILEVHPDPENALSDGYQSLSFPQFTATMDRCRKVAKALDKKLGG from the coding sequence GTGATTGTTGTCATGAAGCCCGGCGCGTCGGAGCAGGAGATTCGTCATACGGCTGAGCGCGTGGAGTCGCTTGGTCTCAAGGCGCACATCATTCAAGGGACGGAGCGCACGGTGATCGCCGCGATCGGCGAGAAGCGCGCCGAACACAAGCTGTCGCTGGAGAGTTCGCCCGGCGTCGCCGAGGTGGTGCCGATTCTCGCGCCCTATAAGGTCGCCAGCCGTGAAGTGAAGAAAGAGCCGACCGTCGTGACTGCCGGCAGCCTCGTCGTTGGCAATGGACAGATCGGCGTCATCGCCGGGCCTTGCTCCGTGGAGACCGAGGAGCAGATTCTGAAGTCGGCGCAAGCGGTCAAAGCGGCCGGCGCAACGGCGCTTCGCGGCGGCGCGTTCAAGCCACGCACCAGTCCGTATAGCTTCCAAGGGCTGAAGGAACAGGGGCTTAAATTGCTGGCCGCGGCGCGCGATGCCACGGGCCTGGCGATCGTCACCGAAGTCGTCGCCACCGAGGACGTGGACCTCGTCGCCAAATACAGCGACGTGTTGCAAATCGGCGCGCGCAATATGCAGAACTACCGCTTGCTCGAAGCCGCCGGCAAGTCCGGCGTGCCGGTGCTGCTCAAGCGCGGGCCGTCGGCGACGATGGAGGAATTGCTGCTCGCCGCGGAATACATCCTCGACGCCGGCAACCCCAACGTGATGCTCTGCGAGCGCGGCATTCGCACGTTCGAGACGCACACGCGATTCACGTTGCCGCTGGCGTCCGTCCCGTACCTGCGCGCCAAGACGCACTTGCCGATTGTCGTCGATCCCAGCCACGGCACCGGACACACGTATCTCGTGCCGGACATGGCCGCCGCCAGCGTCGCGGCCGGCGCAGATGGCTTGATCCTGGAAGTCCACCCGGACCCGGAAAACGCACTCAGCGACGGCTATCAATCGCTGAGCTTCCCGCAATTCACCGCCACGATGGACCGCTGCCGGAAAGTGGCAAAAGCACTCGATAAAAAGCTCGGCGGGTAA
- a CDS encoding DUF1559 domain-containing protein, producing the protein MPFSDLRCAHRRARGIRAARRSRGFTLVELLVVIAITSVVAALVLPALTQSRESARRIDCQSRLRQLGLAVTTHEHARRAYPTGCVGCRFGGPNQLRFLSWNVQLLPYLEQDALFRRFDLETKSYSSPNREAGAMTLPVFLCPSTAGDTLVNRIGLWRGMAFTDFAGIYGVEGVGRTDNRENAPHWLQPEFLGVMLYETPVRMREIKDGASNTALIGEARDRRATEMEWANGHNVFAQEGATPINTASGLGNELGGPHRGGASVVFCDGHVAFLSDATEQGVLNSLLTKAGQENVR; encoded by the coding sequence ATGCCATTTTCGGATTTGCGCTGCGCGCATCGGCGCGCGCGTGGGATTCGCGCTGCGCGCCGGTCACGGGGCTTCACGCTCGTGGAGTTGCTCGTCGTCATCGCGATCACGAGCGTGGTTGCAGCGCTCGTGTTGCCGGCGCTGACACAGTCGCGCGAAAGCGCTCGCCGCATTGACTGCCAAAGTCGCTTACGGCAACTCGGACTGGCGGTGACGACGCACGAACACGCGCGCCGCGCCTATCCCACGGGGTGCGTCGGTTGTCGATTCGGCGGACCGAACCAGTTGCGATTTCTTTCTTGGAACGTGCAACTACTGCCCTACCTGGAACAGGACGCGCTCTTCCGGCGCTTTGATCTGGAGACCAAATCGTACTCCAGTCCCAATCGTGAAGCGGGCGCGATGACGCTGCCCGTCTTTCTCTGTCCGAGCACCGCTGGCGATACGCTGGTGAATCGGATCGGACTGTGGCGCGGCATGGCGTTCACCGATTTCGCCGGCATCTATGGCGTGGAGGGCGTCGGGCGCACGGATAATCGTGAAAACGCTCCCCACTGGCTCCAGCCGGAGTTCTTGGGCGTGATGCTTTACGAGACGCCGGTGCGGATGCGTGAAATCAAGGATGGCGCATCGAACACGGCCTTGATCGGCGAAGCCCGCGATCGCCGCGCTACGGAAATGGAATGGGCGAACGGTCACAACGTCTTTGCGCAAGAAGGCGCCACGCCGATCAACACCGCATCGGGGCTCGGCAATGAGTTAGGCGGGCCGCACCGCGGCGGCGCTTCGGTCGTGTTTTGCGACGGCCATGTCGCGTTTCTCTCGGACGCCACGGAGCAGGGCGTGCTGAACTCGCTGCTCACCAAGGCGGGTCAAGAGAACGTGCGTTAG
- the fba gene encoding class II fructose-bisphosphate aldolase (catalyzes the reversible aldol condensation of dihydroxyacetonephosphate and glyceraldehyde 3-phosphate in the Calvin cycle, glycolysis, and/or gluconeogenesis), with the protein MPLVPLRLLLDHAAENGYGLAAFNVNNMEQIQSIMMAAKETNSPVIVQASRGARKYAEDVYLRNLMTAAAELYPQIPIAMHQDHGNSPATCKSAIDMNFTSVMMDGSLKEDGASPADYDYNVQVTREVVKLAHKVGVSVEGELGCLGSLEHGSGEQEDGHGATGTLSHDQLLTDPDEAERFVKETGVDALAVAIGTSHGAYKFTRKPDGEVLAMSRIEEIHRRLPNCHLVMHGSSSVPQELQDIINKFGGSLKQTWGVPVEEIQRGIKSGVRKINVDTDNRLAITGAIRKVLAESPEKFDPRDYLKPARDAMKQVCVDRMVAFGQAGNASKIKSKSCSEMAAFYN; encoded by the coding sequence ATGCCGCTCGTTCCCTTGCGTCTGTTGCTCGACCACGCCGCCGAAAACGGGTACGGCCTGGCCGCGTTCAACGTCAACAACATGGAACAGATCCAGTCGATCATGATGGCCGCGAAGGAGACCAACTCCCCGGTCATCGTGCAGGCCTCGCGCGGCGCGCGAAAGTACGCCGAAGACGTCTACCTGCGCAACCTGATGACGGCCGCGGCGGAACTCTATCCGCAGATCCCCATCGCCATGCACCAGGACCACGGCAACAGCCCGGCCACGTGCAAGAGCGCGATCGACATGAACTTCACGAGCGTGATGATGGACGGCTCGCTCAAGGAAGACGGCGCCTCGCCAGCCGATTACGACTACAACGTGCAAGTCACGCGCGAAGTGGTGAAGCTCGCCCATAAGGTCGGCGTCAGCGTGGAAGGGGAACTGGGTTGCCTCGGTTCGCTGGAACACGGCTCCGGCGAACAAGAGGACGGCCACGGCGCCACCGGCACGCTCTCGCACGATCAGTTGCTCACCGATCCGGATGAAGCCGAACGCTTCGTCAAGGAAACCGGCGTCGACGCATTGGCCGTTGCAATCGGCACCAGCCACGGCGCGTATAAGTTCACCCGCAAGCCGGACGGCGAAGTGCTGGCAATGAGCCGCATCGAAGAAATTCACCGCCGGCTGCCGAACTGCCACTTGGTGATGCACGGCTCGTCAAGCGTCCCGCAAGAGTTGCAGGACATCATCAACAAGTTCGGCGGAAGCCTCAAGCAAACCTGGGGCGTGCCGGTCGAAGAAATCCAACGCGGCATCAAGTCGGGCGTCCGCAAAATCAACGTCGACACCGACAACCGCCTGGCGATCACCGGCGCGATTCGCAAGGTCCTCGCCGAATCCCCGGAAAAATTCGACCCGCGCGATTACCTGAAGCCCGCCCGTGACGCCATGAAACAAGTCTGCGTCGACCGCATGGTGGCCTTCGGGCAGGCCGGGAACGCCTCGAAGATCAAGTCAAAAAGCTGCTCGGAGATGGCCGCGTTTTATAACTGA
- a CDS encoding DUF4440 domain-containing protein, with translation MDAAAQEIVTLTQRLLDSIAKADWKTYAELCDASISCFEPEARGHLVEGMPFHEYYFKLGADPNPRTTTLAQPHVRLLGADAAVIAYSRLVQKLDGAGGPTVAFSQETRVWQKKDGRWKHVHFHRSVE, from the coding sequence ATGGACGCCGCCGCTCAAGAAATTGTCACGCTCACGCAGCGCTTGCTCGACAGCATCGCCAAGGCCGATTGGAAGACCTACGCCGAGCTGTGCGATGCGTCGATTTCCTGCTTCGAGCCGGAAGCGCGCGGGCATCTCGTGGAAGGCATGCCGTTTCACGAGTACTACTTCAAACTCGGCGCGGACCCGAATCCGAGGACGACGACGCTGGCTCAGCCGCACGTCCGCCTGCTGGGTGCCGACGCGGCCGTGATCGCCTATTCACGGCTCGTGCAAAAGCTCGATGGCGCCGGAGGCCCCACGGTGGCCTTCAGCCAGGAAACCCGCGTCTGGCAGAAAAAAGACGGCCGCTGGAAGCACGTGCATTTCCATCGGTCGGTGGAGTGA
- the gap gene encoding type I glyceraldehyde-3-phosphate dehydrogenase codes for MPIRVGINGFGRIGRLVFRNLAARTSEFEVVAINDLTDNKTLATLLKYDSTHRRFQGTIEHDENFLTVNGKKIKALAERDPAKLPWGEMNVDVVVESTGFFTARADAAKGKAGYDTHLAAGAKKVILSAPAKDGADLTCVLGVNDDKLTREMKCISNASCTTNCLAPLAKVLHDTFGIEKGLMTTIHSYTNDQRLLDLPHDNLYRARAAGVNIVPTTTGAASAVGLAIPELKGKLTGISLRVPTPDGSVTDLTALMKKNVTKEEVNAAMKKAADGPMKGILEYTEDPIVSSDIIGNPHSSIFAADWTQVLDGNLLKVISWYDNEWGYSCRTVDLIARVGKLL; via the coding sequence GTGCCTATCCGTGTTGGTATCAATGGTTTCGGCCGCATCGGCCGCCTGGTGTTTCGCAATTTGGCGGCTCGCACCTCCGAGTTCGAGGTCGTCGCCATCAACGATCTGACCGACAACAAAACGCTCGCCACCCTGCTTAAGTACGACAGCACCCATCGCCGCTTCCAGGGCACAATCGAGCACGACGAAAACTTCCTCACCGTCAACGGCAAGAAGATCAAGGCCCTCGCCGAGCGCGACCCGGCCAAGCTCCCCTGGGGCGAGATGAACGTCGACGTCGTCGTCGAAAGCACCGGCTTCTTCACCGCCCGGGCGGACGCCGCCAAGGGCAAGGCCGGCTACGACACCCACCTCGCCGCCGGCGCGAAGAAGGTGATTCTGAGCGCTCCCGCGAAGGACGGCGCCGATCTGACCTGCGTGCTGGGCGTGAACGACGACAAGCTCACCCGCGAGATGAAGTGCATCTCGAACGCCAGTTGCACGACGAACTGCCTCGCCCCGCTGGCGAAGGTGTTGCACGACACCTTCGGCATCGAAAAAGGCTTGATGACGACCATTCACTCCTACACAAACGATCAGCGTTTGCTGGACCTGCCGCACGATAATCTCTATCGCGCTCGGGCCGCTGGCGTGAACATCGTCCCCACCACGACCGGCGCCGCGAGCGCGGTCGGCCTGGCGATTCCGGAACTGAAGGGCAAGCTCACGGGCATCTCCCTCCGAGTTCCCACGCCCGATGGCAGCGTCACGGACTTGACGGCGCTCATGAAGAAGAATGTCACCAAGGAAGAAGTGAACGCGGCGATGAAGAAGGCCGCCGACGGCCCGATGAAGGGAATTCTGGAATACACGGAAGATCCGATCGTTTCCAGCGACATCATCGGCAACCCGCACAGCTCGATTTTCGCCGCCGATTGGACCCAAGTGCTCGACGGCAACCTGCTCAAGGTCATCAGCTGGTATGACAACGAGTGGGGCTACAGTTGCCGCACCGTCGACCTGATCGCCCGCGTCGGCAAACTGCTGTAA
- a CDS encoding PEP-CTERM sorting domain-containing protein: MNMRSWIVLLTVMLATRSEVRAASFAAQVNEFVVGQGAAAGFDNPATALGSPARFTGVGVFPGVVSAFNPPYLASEVVSIGEGGVLELQLANFILPSALGRDLGVFVNVGLIDNDYPNGVASNPLSATAGTFSADAVLLEVSANGHDWVSLGSQLFDVPTIGYSDVVSPFADTPGSAPSDFGLPFDGALADLAGLTYFDAVAPDILDLFAGSGGGTWLDLESTGLERIGWVRFSVLDDGNPSTSPKFDLDAVSVANSAVGPAVPEPSAIALALIGLTAFAAANRRRRC; this comes from the coding sequence ATGAACATGCGCAGTTGGATCGTTCTCTTGACCGTCATGTTGGCAACGAGATCTGAAGTGCGCGCCGCATCATTCGCCGCGCAAGTAAACGAGTTCGTCGTCGGCCAAGGCGCCGCGGCCGGATTCGATAATCCCGCGACCGCGCTCGGTTCGCCCGCGCGTTTCACCGGCGTCGGCGTGTTTCCGGGCGTCGTCAGTGCTTTCAATCCGCCCTACCTGGCGAGCGAAGTCGTGTCGATCGGCGAAGGCGGCGTGCTCGAACTGCAGTTGGCGAACTTCATTCTGCCGTCGGCCCTGGGTCGCGATCTGGGAGTCTTCGTCAACGTCGGGCTGATCGACAACGATTACCCGAACGGCGTCGCCTCGAACCCACTTAGCGCCACCGCCGGGACGTTCAGCGCGGATGCCGTACTGTTGGAAGTCAGCGCCAACGGCCACGATTGGGTCTCGCTCGGCAGCCAACTCTTCGACGTACCCACGATTGGTTATAGCGACGTCGTGAGCCCGTTCGCCGACACGCCCGGCAGTGCGCCGAGCGATTTTGGCCTGCCGTTCGACGGCGCTCTCGCCGATCTCGCCGGACTTACTTACTTCGACGCCGTCGCGCCGGACATCTTGGACCTGTTCGCCGGCTCGGGCGGCGGAACCTGGCTTGATCTCGAATCGACGGGGCTCGAACGCATCGGCTGGGTGCGATTCAGCGTCCTCGATGACGGCAATCCAAGCACCTCGCCCAAGTTCGATTTGGACGCAGTCTCGGTTGCGAACAGCGCCGTCGGGCCCGCGGTGCCCGAGCCGAGTGCGATTGCCTTGGCCCTGATCGGACTGACGGCATTCGCGGCAGCGAATCGCCGGCGACGCTGCTGA
- a CDS encoding thermonuclease family protein, whose product MMPSPFNRRRRVRPPRVGLAVLVIILIVLLGRYAVEAPRHDAPPVKLDQVRIARVVDGDTLLLADRTRVRLIGVNTPETVKPETPPEPWGAEASQFTRDFLAGGVARLEFDEERLDQHGRTLAFVWVGDKQLNEELLRAGLARAEFHFRYAPAMKDRFRAAQNEAKRAKRGMWGRRE is encoded by the coding sequence ATGATGCCTTCGCCATTCAATCGCCGACGTCGCGTGCGACCGCCGCGCGTCGGCTTGGCCGTGCTGGTCATCATCCTCATCGTGCTGCTGGGGCGATACGCTGTCGAAGCGCCGCGGCACGATGCGCCGCCCGTGAAGCTGGACCAGGTTCGCATCGCGCGCGTCGTCGACGGCGATACGCTCCTGTTGGCCGATCGCACGCGTGTGCGATTGATCGGCGTCAACACGCCCGAAACGGTCAAACCGGAGACGCCGCCCGAGCCCTGGGGCGCGGAAGCCTCGCAGTTCACGCGCGATTTTCTCGCCGGCGGCGTCGCGCGCCTGGAGTTCGACGAAGAGCGGCTCGATCAACACGGCCGCACGCTGGCGTTCGTTTGGGTCGGCGACAAACAGCTCAACGAGGAACTACTCCGCGCCGGCCTCGCCCGCGCGGAGTTTCACTTTCGTTACGCCCCCGCGATGAAGGACCGCTTTCGTGCCGCGCAGAACGAGGCGAAACGGGCGAAACGCGGGATGTGGGGGAGGAGAGAGTAG
- a CDS encoding PEP-CTERM sorting domain-containing protein — translation MSLSLRRICGAAMVGLLGLVLAAPVHADPLSASGLLLPVPQELNPSDGNTVNSIVAGFGANNAFSGELTTLVIENDSRNPYGGLTFIYQILNDGQEGSNSIGRLAIDSFIGIEQTDVSYLVDDDAVAPVYADRGVNGAIVGFSFFTFQGDPHTGFLNPGDMSSELIVHTNARGYQQVVASIIDGSVAQAASFGPVVPEPSSIALLGLGIAAAGLVARRRK, via the coding sequence ATGAGTTTGTCACTGCGTCGAATTTGTGGCGCGGCGATGGTCGGTCTGCTGGGCTTGGTCCTGGCCGCGCCGGTCCATGCCGACCCCCTGAGCGCGAGCGGGCTGTTGCTTCCCGTCCCGCAAGAGTTGAACCCCTCGGATGGCAACACGGTCAATTCCATTGTCGCCGGCTTCGGCGCGAACAACGCCTTCAGTGGCGAACTGACCACGCTGGTCATCGAGAACGATTCCCGGAATCCGTATGGCGGTCTGACGTTCATCTACCAAATCTTGAACGACGGCCAGGAAGGCTCGAACTCGATCGGCCGGTTGGCCATCGATAGTTTCATCGGCATCGAGCAGACGGACGTCAGCTACCTGGTGGACGACGACGCCGTCGCGCCGGTCTACGCCGATCGTGGCGTCAACGGCGCGATCGTGGGTTTCAGCTTCTTCACCTTTCAGGGCGACCCGCACACGGGCTTCCTGAATCCGGGCGACATGAGCTCCGAGTTGATCGTACATACGAACGCCCGCGGTTATCAGCAGGTTGTGGCGTCGATCATTGACGGCAGCGTCGCGCAAGCGGCCAGCTTTGGACCGGTGGTCCCCGAGCCTTCGTCGATCGCGCTGCTCGGTCTGGGCATTGCCGCGGCGGGTCTCGTGGCGCGTCGCCGCAAGTAG
- a CDS encoding PEP-CTERM sorting domain-containing protein, with amino-acid sequence MRCYLSLLLLALTSTAVGGPVDNFDDIQFWTGDGAHRAALVVDWVEGSAEDESRVWGYRWDGEAKGSDMFLAILEADPRFFAKVPGNSGTISVVFGIGYDDGDLDFALDDGTAFDDKGLADVSGSADGAVPLDPEDVYEEGWFLGFWHYGVADSSPFGGGAWSSSGLGASSRVLTDGAWDSWAFTPTFDFSAFAENPHAALRAINAVLGDTDGDGQVNVEDLNNVRNHFGGGGLGDTDGDGAVNVSDLNNVRNNFGAGVPTAVVPEPASWALLSIGLAAISSRLLRRNRFGLVQH; translated from the coding sequence GTGCGTTGTTATCTAAGTTTGTTGTTGCTCGCTTTAACCTCGACGGCCGTCGGTGGGCCGGTCGATAACTTTGACGACATTCAATTCTGGACAGGCGATGGCGCCCATCGCGCGGCGTTGGTTGTCGACTGGGTTGAAGGCTCCGCCGAGGACGAAAGTCGTGTCTGGGGTTATCGCTGGGACGGCGAGGCCAAAGGTTCCGACATGTTCCTGGCGATCCTGGAAGCCGATCCTCGATTCTTTGCCAAAGTGCCAGGAAACAGCGGTACCATCAGCGTTGTCTTCGGCATCGGTTATGACGACGGCGACCTGGATTTCGCGCTCGACGACGGCACGGCGTTCGATGACAAGGGCCTCGCCGACGTCTCGGGATCAGCGGACGGCGCTGTTCCTTTGGATCCTGAAGACGTCTATGAGGAAGGTTGGTTCCTCGGCTTCTGGCATTACGGCGTGGCAGACAGCAGCCCGTTCGGCGGCGGCGCGTGGTCGAGTTCCGGACTTGGCGCATCGAGTCGCGTGCTCACCGACGGCGCCTGGGACAGTTGGGCCTTCACGCCAACGTTCGATTTCAGCGCGTTTGCGGAGAATCCCCATGCTGCGCTGCGTGCAATTAACGCCGTGCTTGGCGACACGGACGGGGACGGCCAGGTGAACGTCGAGGACCTGAACAACGTTCGCAACCATTTCGGCGGCGGCGGATTGGGCGATACGGACGGAGATGGCGCCGTCAACGTGAGTGATCTGAACAACGTGCGTAACAACTTTGGCGCAGGAGTTCCCACCGCCGTCGTGCCGGAGCCCGCTTCCTGGGCGTTATTGTCGATCGGACTAGCGGCGATTAGCTCGCGTCTCTTACGTCGAAATCGCTTCGGCCTGGTCCAGCATTGA